The Musa acuminata AAA Group cultivar baxijiao chromosome BXJ1-8, Cavendish_Baxijiao_AAA, whole genome shotgun sequence genomic sequence AAGTTGACACGGCTCTGAACTATATTTTCCTGCGCCACATCAATCTGTACGTGTTTTGGTGTGGGTCCCGAAGTCTTGATCCACTATTGTGTCAGGCTGTTCCGTGGGTACAGGAGAAGTCGGTAGATGTAAGTACACTGCGTTTCCAGGTTGGGATATGGCCGACCCGACGCCTCGTCCAATGGAATTAGTTTAGCGTAATGACTGACTTAAAGGTATATAATATGACAGATTACGACATAATTTAACTTAATTAAGAGAGTTTAGAAGATAAATAATGGAAAAAggtgatttatttattatttatttgtttattgttCCTCGGGGTCTCGAAACTTTTTCGAAGCTACTCCTCCCTCCCCACTCTCTCCTCTCCTCGCGCGCGCCCTGCCCCGCCCCACCCCGCCCGAATCGATCCCAAAACCTAGCTTTGAGATACGGGTAGGGCTTCGACCCCGCTCCCCCGTCCATCTCCCCAAGGAGTCCAACTTTCGCCGGCCCCGGCGCCGGTCTGGAGGAGTGGAGAAGGTGGAGGCGTTTGTAACGGGGCGTGAGGCCAAGTGGAGGCGTGACAGATTCGATTTGTCTGCCCGTGTCGATGCCCTGCCCGAATTTATGGATGCCGAAGAGCCGACCGTGCCACCCCGAGAAGGGGGAGGAAGACCAGGAGGAGGCGAGGAGGCCTTCACCTGTCTCTGCTGCGGCCCCTCTTGGGTCCCCTCCATGGCCTGGCGGTTGTCCCTGAAGCGGAAGCTGGACGAGAGGGACGCAGAGGCCCGCTGCCTGTCGTGCGCTGGCGTCAGCGTGGCCCGGGTGGAGACCGAAAGCGAGGCGATGGCTCTCCGCGAGGCCCTAGTCAACCACCAGCCGTCGGTCCAGAAGCTTCAGGCGGAGCTGGAGGAGGAGCGGAGCGCTGCGGCGTCCGCCGCCACGGAGGCCATGTTGATGATCCTACGGCTCCAGCACGAGAAGGCCGAGGCCCAGATGGAGGCCCGCCAATTCAAGGGCCTCGCCGAGGGCAAGATGGCCCACGACCAACACGAGATTGCCGCCCTCGAGGATCTCCTCTACAAGCGCGACCAGACCGTGCAATCCCTCTCCGACGAGGTCCGGACGTACCGCCACCGCCTTCTCAGCTACGGCATCGGCATCGATGGTGGGGTACCTAGCTCTGAGCCACAGACCCCAGACACGGACACGGCCACGGCCGCCTGTTCGGTCCCGCAGTTCGACCTCCTCCATCATGGCTATCCCCCATCGAGGTGCAACGGGGATGATGCCGCTAACCTGGATAAGTACCGTTCTGGCCCGGAGGTCATCAAGGGGGAGGAGTTCTCAGCAACCATGGACTGTGCTTCAAACAGTGGCGGAAGGCATGATATGAGCGACGAAGTGTATACGGTGGCTGCGGTGCATGGGGCGAGCGAGGTGTATGTCAGCACACCAAGGGAGCTCCGAAACAGAAGGGACATGGCGGGCAGGGTTGAGGAAGCAGAGATAAGGAAGCTTTATACGAGGTTGCAGGCGCTTGATGCCGATAGAGAGTCCATGAGGCAGACATTAATTTCTTTGGGCACGGATATGGCTCAGATGGTGTTCTTGAAACAGATTGCTCAACAAATGTATAAGGAAGTGGCACCAGAGAGGAAAATAGTCAAGAAACCATTATCTTTCAAGGGGTCCTCTCTCATATCAACGATTAAGgtaatttttcttttgttgatatTTTCTTAATGCACATCTTATCTTGCATATGTTCAACTCAAAAAATGCTTTACTTGCCCCTTGCAAAAGGATGAATTATGTGTGTAACTTCAAATTTTGTATTAATTCATTTGTGATACTAAATCTAGAAGATGCACCTCTGTGTGTAACTGTTGAGTCACCATCATGGATTGTATGTGCAGCATGAGTCGAATTTGAAAACAGTATATCtgaattcattttttttatgatttttttttttagttaaacTTGTGCTGATCCTTTAAAGTGACCTCTTAACTCAAACGCAGAGCAGATGTAGACAGGAGTAGGATCGCCTTATAACCTATACCATTGGTTGGCTTAAGAAAATTTACTTTTTCTTTAATTGTTGAATTCATGAATACATGGAGTAACCTCAATattattctgaaaataaaaagaaatgtgAAAGAAAGTGGGCTTACAAGCGTAGTATGATCTAATTATGAAGTTTGAGGTTGTCTAGTATCCCTGCAATATCAAATATTTCTATTTTAGCTGCAACAagcatcatatttttattttttttgcaaaGAAATATCTCTATATTTCTGACATTTTCTACGCCCATAATGTAGAAAGCTCAAGAAATATAGCTCTGTTTTATATCATTACTCTCATCTAATGCTGAAACTATGCCCAGTTGTTAGTGGCCTGAAAATTAGTTCAAGAAGTCATGGAAATTCAAGATTAATTAGGTAATTTTTGATGTGTTGGAGAAAAAAAGGTTAATAGTGTTGCATAGGtccttctgttaggatcaagagcactcagagggggggggggtgaattagtgcagcagaaaaccttttacgattaaaataaaactgcgttcgttcgataaaagtgatttcagtaagaaagccgattcgtaaatcactttaacttttgattaagcgagatgcagcaaagatataaatgcagtttgcagttatggttcaaatcagatagtaggcgcaaactgaaatatgatattcgtacgaaaaaactgatttatgtctaaatgttgattcgtaaatcacttgattaagcgagatgcagttaaagcaaggatataaagacattttgcagttatgatagaaatcaaaacgtaaacgcaaactgaaatataatgatcatacgataaaacggatttacgtctaaacgccgattcggaaagtgcaaagcttgaaacccaatcgtatatgcgcagaaagcagtaagcttttgaggaggtttgcagtaaagataatatgcttaaagtaaatgcaaaccgagatttagagtggttcggtcaatcttgacctacatccacttttggcttcctccaccgacgaggtcaccgacgtccactagaggccttccttcaataggcgaaggccaaccacccttttacaatttcactccttttgacgggcttaggagataacccttacagaattttctctcctctctttaaagatcagaacttggaagaaaagagggagaagaacttttggcctttacaacaattttgagctctaaaaatcacataataagatcaggatttcggtgtgttttagtgccctttcagtgctgaaagggtgaggtatttataggccccaacccaatttgaattccgagctcaaaactgtcaattcccagaattccgggatctggcggtcgcatcgcctgactgaggcggttgcactgcctggcagagctcaaagatcgagcctccgggcgatgccacctcctgtcaggggcggttgcacctcctgccagagctcgaagaccgagctcaggcggtgccaccgcctgactgaggcggttgcacctcctgccagagctcgaagactgagctcaagcggtgccacctcctgtcaggggcggttgcaccgctcagtctcgctcagagactgagcccaagcggtgccaccgcctggctggggcggttcaaccgcctggtagaaatcaaggtccgaatgggttgatccattcggctcaatttgggtttttcaggggcccaattgccccaagattaagttaataggatcacctcccatttccaacttaatcattgtgctaactacgatatttcctaagacatttactgcaacttgcttcggtgcgtcaatcgtttcttccggcgagcttccggcaaacttccgtcgatcatccaatgaaccctcggtgatgctcttgcggacttccggcaaactcttggacttgcgacgatccacatggcgagttccaacgagcttctttggcaagctcatggacttctcggatttgttcccgcagaacctccgacgactgtccaaacttccgttgaactctcgaactcccaacgtgatcattgtcttgactccggcgcaactcctgttgcatatcttactttcatcgtagttaatcctacacacttatctcaacatatagattagataacaaatgacaattgacttcatcatcaaaatccgagattcaacaccttcctCTATGAAATGCAGTTAGTCTAATATTTAGAATAACTTTAGATGGAAGTTATCATGTTCTTTATTGAATCTTTAATGATGATGATTGACATGTTGTGTCGGATTGAAGGGCAGATGTCTATTCTGCACATGAGCGCATAATCTCATACTGTTAGATTGGATTGGTAGGTTACAATAACCTTGTCTAGGAATGCACCCAACAACTCGTTACCTGATATATTATATTTCTGGGGAAATTCTTGATTCCAGGTGCTTTAATTTTGGTTTACTTCCATTAGTTCCTATTAGATTCTAGATATCAAGTGTCTAGGCATCCCTGAGCCGATTCTTATAAAGGTTGTAAAAGTCGATCATGAAATAAAATGAAGTTTCTTACTTGATGATTCTTGGGATGTGGAATGCTCCATACGCAGGTAGTTTCAGTGTAGCTTTATCCAAAACTAAGCATGTCTACATGCCTAATGGAATTGCTTCATCTGTCAATGGAGATTTCTTCATGCATCAGAATTGTATTTCAGTTACATTCTTTCATGAATCTATATGGTATAGTAAGAATCAAGACAAGAACATGGATGTGTTTCTTTGGCCAAATGGGTGACAAGGATTTTTCAAACCCAAAACTATCTCAATCACTACTCTAATGGAGATTATCCGTGCAAGTATGTTGGAGTAACTATCTTGGTACTCATTGGCTTTTAAAAAATGAGCAGGCTTTTCCAAGCTTTGAGGGACTTTCTGTTCTTTATGAAGCATTAGTCCTATGCTGTAGTTTTGGGCCTGAGCTTCTATAGTTTTATTTTGGTTGTTTCTGCTGAATGATTGTTGATTTGCTACATATCTTGCTTATTGTTCACGATTAAATATGATTTATCTTGGGAACAATGGTCAATAAGCATGATCGTGTCCTATATTCCTTTAAGTGAATTATGTTATTATGCTTGGAGTTGGACCTTGAATGTCTTAAGTTTTGAAACACTGATAAATTGTTGGATTGCATGTCTATTTTTATCTCTCCCCACAATGAATGCCTGCCTATTACCTTCTTGTGTCGATGTTTAGCTGTTTCTAAAGTTATTTGTGGAGTGCAAGCACAGCAACCATCACACTTAGTGAATCTTTTTCTGCTACGAGCTTCTCGATGGGCAGTGCTTATAAACTAAGAGACTAGGCTATACTCTTTATGTAGCTTCTATTTCCATTCGGAGGGCATTATCTTTTTTATGACATCCCTTTCTTCTACCAGTAAGTTGTCTGTTAGTTTTGGCTGAAAAGCCTGGAAAATTGCTCTCTCAAGTCGCACAGCACGTATGTCATTACTGGTCGGAGCATGAAAGTTTCTGGAATGGAGAATCTATTGGTGGCTCTATACTGTAATTGCAAATATTATTTTTACTTgaagttttagatatctcagcATACTTATGTCATCATTTAGGTAAAGAAACATACAATATCATGGAATCATTGGCATCCGGCTAGGTCATTTGCATCGTCTAATAATATTTTGCTATTTTTTCCCTTGCATTTTCTTCCTGATAATTTGTGATTTTGCCCAGAGTGTCATCTCATTCTTCTGGAGAAAGAAATCAGCTCGAGTCAAGTAAgtttgcatctctctctctctctctctctctcttttcaagTTGAAGAATTAGGGGTGAGAATGAGTAACTGTTGCTTGTGACCTCACCAGGTACACTTTTGGCTTGTCTCCCACCAACGTTGGCTTATTGCTGCTCTTGGACAAGTCTTCCCGAATGAGGCAACTGAGGTCTCTCACAAGAACACAGAGGTGACAGCCTCATCTCTGAATCATGAGCTAACCTTGCAAATCCTATGCACATCTGGATCTTAGCTCTAATTTCCCAAATCCATTCTCTCTTGCACTTAAAGAAGACTCTTGACATGAAATCTCATTGTGTCCTATTCTGATTCTGTTGGCGTGTGCATAGATCACTCAACCTTTgagattctttttgttcttgatggtaaTTAAATCAAAGCTAAATCTTAGAAGCTGGCAAATGATTTATAATGAGCCCTCAATCTTCTTAGAGTTTCCATCAACTGGCTTGAACTGGAAATGTTGTGTACCCGTTCATATCAGACAATGGAGTCCACAAGTTCCAAatctgaagaatccatccatgcttTCTTGTGGAGATTTGCTTGTCGGACTCTTCACTCACTGATCCATCAGTCTTGAAGGAACTGAAAGCAACTGGTTGATGGCCACACTCTCCATTTCAGGCTCTCATATTTCTCAACTCTCTCAGCTGGTCCACTCGCCACTCCTTTGCCAAAACAGTACACATTTAAGATGTGATTAGCAGCTAAAAATGCTCTTTTGAAGAAGTACTCACATCCTTCTGTTCATCTTGTTTGCAGGAGTAGCACCAGCATTGCACCACCAAGGCCTTGGAGATGAGGTAGAATATGTCCTCTGCCCTTTCTATTTTGTGTTTGATGTGGAGCTTGTGACTGTCACAAGAGCCTCAAACCTTAATCCCCTCTTGCTCTCATCATGCCCATTAACTCCTTTCCCTTTCAGTGTCTTTTTGGGGAAAGATCCTACAGTGTGCTTGTTGAAGCTGCAAATTAGATTCTCAAGATCATGCGGCAATAGTATGTGTTTTCCATTCCAACAAACACAATTAGTAGAATGATGGAAATGAACGAACAGATCACACGAACAGGTTCATGTTTCAAAGGGACCTGTACCATATTGCTTGTCCCAATTGCTCATTGATATCACATATCTAAGGAGCTTTAAATGCTGGCTTCTTACCCCCATACTACTGTCATCATTTGTCTGCTGCCATCTGAATCAGGTGTCGGCCACACAACCGGGGCTCTGCATCGACATCACACCAGTGGTTGGTGCCACTGTTTCTCTTACTAATCTGTGCTGTGCATCAGCTGGTGGTGGTCGAATTGTCTGTAATTTCCATCTGATTCCTGTGCTTATGCTTGTGATATAGGGCTCGTTCATCCTCTATCACAATGTGTTGTGACCTGACAGGACCAATGGAGAGCATACAAAGGAGAAATTTCCTTTATAaaacatttattatttttatttttatcaaaatataatttgTGCAATTAATATCCGAGACATAAAATATTCATgttaaatcatgcataacattgcAGAAGCAATCATCTCTCATCTCATATCCCCGCCGTCCATTGGGAGTTGCAGATGGTATGTGGAAATGGAATTATTGTTGATTGACGGTCGGGACGTCGACGGATCCACCCCCGGGAATTGGATCCGCATGAATGGGAGACGAACCACATCCGATAACCCGGCATCGACGTAGAAGCTTAACGCAGGGGGGATCGGATCCAAACGAGGTGGACCGGATCTGTCGCAGTGACGTGAGAGCTGAGCTCCGACCCGTGGCGTGGTCCATACGCGTGGCGAGATGAGAGGCGGTCCGGCATCCATCGGTGCATGCAGGACTCATGCTGCGGACGCAGCATTAATGAGGGGGCGGCACCGCCTCCAACGCCGCAACAAGAGCACCTCCACCCGATGGCGTGGGTGACGGGAACAGGTGTCGAGAGTTCAACCACAGGAAGACGGCACCAACAGCTTGGAGaagtttctgctgctgctgctgtcgtcgTCCGGATTCTGACGTAAATGAGAAGTATTATGAGCTAGAATTATCACAACTAATGAtttagatctctctctctctctctcaaagaacAGCCCTCAAGAAGAAGCTGAGAAAAGTCCTTTGTTAACCTCAGTCGAAGATGACTGAGGTTTTCTTAGGCTTCTCACTGTGGTTTAGGGTTCGTCAATCACACTATTCATTTGATTCTCTGTGTGTCATGCTGTCGTTCGACACAGGACATGGACTCCAATGACGCAAGAGATCACCGAGAGGAGACGGAGTACAAGGAGGACGGGTATATTTGTCACCCTAAGAAGAGAGATGTTGTCCTTCCTGAGTCTTCCAaatggatgaggaggaggaggacgctgTCGTGAGGCTCATCACGTTGCTGGCCACACACCTGGGTGAGATCTCCAAGGAGAGCACGACAACACGGACTTCTCACAGCCATTCAATGAGCAGGAAAGCAGCCATGGCGACTGGCCAAATTTACAGGAATGGACAGACTCGGAATCCGACTCTCACCTCCATTTCCTCGAGCTCATGCGGTCTCCATCGTTGATATCTCCGGACATGGAATTCCAATCAAAAGGTGGCAAGTctggcggagagagagagagagagagagatgaattcACGGAAACAAAACTTTTCTTTAAGGGAATTTAAAGCCATACTTAAAACACTCACCCATGTGGGCGATGTAAAGAAATAGATCTTTTatttagaaatatatcattagattcttaattaatttattattttaaaaatataatcaaaattCATCGTATAACGTATCCTTTAATATAAATGAGACGTACCGATTCGATAGGATATGGGCGGGATATATTGATATGCTCCTATGATGCAGTAGTAATACAAATCATTAagtaaaattatcaaaaaaaatttatatataatattttttaatataaaatataattttactagatATTTTTTGTATTGGTatttaaagattttttatttGCAAGCTCTCTCTCCTCTTATCATTGATGGAAATAGAAATTATAGCTACCAAAGTCAACATAAGCAAGAAAGGGAGATTCAGCAATATTTGTTTTTTAGttatttgagaaaaataataGTGGGCTCAAAACTTGCGTTTGTGTAATCGTAATTAATCATTGTCCTCAAAAGCATATTTTTGTCTTTTATTTTTCGCTTGAGATAAAAATGAAGAAGACAGGGGAGAAAAAAGATCATAAGATTTTTTGAGTGTTGCCCTCTGTGATTGATCACACAAAgactttttcttctttgtttggtTTTGCCTTGATTTCGTATCTCTTTGGCGGTCTTCGACCGCATCTCGTCTTGATATCTTTGACAACTCGTCAGCTTGGACTTTCCTTCCTCCGGTGACATGCGGCTGTCagcaccagagagagagagagagagagagctgcatATTGAGGAGGATATGAAATCGACGAATACGAATTAAATTGGTCAAAATTAACAACAGTTCGATTATAAGTCAAAATCGAAGTATCCAACGCTTTGAAAGTTCATGACGCGAGTACTAAGAGAAagagcatgatgatgatgatggatggtGGGTGTGTCCATCCTTGGCTGAAGAAAGCAAAAGCACCGGTTTCCATTGCGAGGAAGAAGCAGAAGCAGAGGCGTCGGCGACCACATTGTTTTGTTAGGCCTTCGTAAGGGAAGAAATTAGTGGAGGCGGTGGCCATAATACCGTCACAACGTCAGGGGCTTTTCCGTGAATTAACCCTCGGTTCCCTGCACCGCACGACGCTGTGGTGGTGTGTGAAGGAGGTCGTCTTTataagagaagaagagagaagacgGATGGGTGGCATCGAGCTAACCCTCACCTTCCTCTTCCTCGCTCGACCAGCTATATCACACACCTCTTTCTCTACTTCCTCACACCCAGGTAGGTACTGTTTATTTGTGTGCTCTTGTCTTCCTTCCAACTCACAATGattcctactctctctctctctctctcttgttttgaTCTTGCTTTTATGAGAAATAAcagtgatcatatatatatacttcacaATTTATCTTCTTGGTTGCATGCATGACATGTCATGTATAATATTTCAGAGCTACTTGTACTATCTGTAGGATTATGGTATGGGCTaaacaactgttaggaatgatccCACCACATACAAGCTGTAGTAGTTATGACATATAGTAATCACAATACATGTTGAAAGAAAAGATTTCTCTGTGCTTAGTTTCAAAAGATGTGTCAT encodes the following:
- the LOC103993847 gene encoding myosin-binding protein 7, which encodes MDAEEPTVPPREGGGRPGGGEEAFTCLCCGPSWVPSMAWRLSLKRKLDERDAEARCLSCAGVSVARVETESEAMALREALVNHQPSVQKLQAELEEERSAAASAATEAMLMILRLQHEKAEAQMEARQFKGLAEGKMAHDQHEIAALEDLLYKRDQTVQSLSDEVRTYRHRLLSYGIGIDGGVPSSEPQTPDTDTATAACSVPQFDLLHHGYPPSRCNGDDAANLDKYRSGPEVIKGEEFSATMDCASNSGGRHDMSDEVYTVAAVHGASEVYVSTPRELRNRRDMAGRVEEAEIRKLYTRLQALDADRESMRQTLISLGTDMAQMVFLKQIAQQMYKEVAPERKIVKKPLSFKGSSLISTIKSVISFFWRKKSARVKYTFGLSPTNVGLLLLLDKSSRMRQLRSLTRTQRSSTSIAPPRPWR